CGGACCTCGCAGTCTGCGCGGGGGCGACGCTCTACGTCCTCAACGGAGCGAACGGAAGCGTCTTGTGGAGCGCCGGGCTACCCGGGAATCTCGCCTCCTCACCGGTACTACTAGACTACGGCGGCGGGGGCCTCTGGGTCGCGGCACAGTCGTTCAATGGAACAATCACGCCTTTCTTCCTAGACAAGACATATCTGACCCTCTTCAGCAACAGGGGCCTCGAGTCTTGGAACAGGAGCATCTCCCTGAGCACAACCTTCACAACCTTCACCTCACTCCCCTCGCCCGTCGCCGCGGACCTGACCGGGGACGGCTTCCCGGAGCTACTCATCCTCTCTCCGTTCGAGTCCGGGAGCGGGAGGCTCCACGCCTTCAAGCAGGACGGCTCGCCTGTCTGGAGCCCCATCCAGATGGCGGGCCAGTGCGAGGCCCCCCCTGCAGTCGGGGACTTGAACAACGACTCAACTCCAGACATCATAGTGGCCTCCTGGAACTTCACGCTGATGACCGGCAACGCCCGCGTCTCCGTGGCCGCCGTGGACGGGAGGAACGGAACGGAGCTCTGGACAAGGACGATTGACCGCACGAGCGACATTCTAATGACGGAGAGGGTCGTCTCCGCGCCCGCGCTCGCGGACCTGAACCGCGACGGCAGGAGCGACATCGTCCTCTCGCTGTGGAACGGGAGGGTTGAGGCCCTCGATGGGAAGGATGGGAGGGACCTCTGGAGCTACACAAGCTCTGCGCGCGCTTCGGTCCTCTCGAGCCCCTCCATCGCAGACGCCGAGCTCGATGGCTTTCCGGAAGTTTTCGCCGATGGGCTAGCGCTCACGGAGAGGATAGGGGACCTCGTCCTCTCCCCAGAGGACCTCGTGCTCTCTGACGACGCGCCCGACGAGGGGGACCGCGTCCAGGTCACGGCGTTCGTCCGAAATACGGGCACCAAGGACCTCAACAACGTCTCGGTGCTCTTCACCGATGTCTACGACGGGACCGAGGTCTGGAGCGCGAGGGCTGTTGTGAACGTGAGCGCGAGGGGGAGCGCGGGGGCGACCGTGACCTGGCCCACGGCGGGGGGAGGGAGACACAGGATAGTCGCCCTCGCAGACCCCTCGAACGAGCTCGAGGAGGTTTCTGAAGGGAACAACGGGGCCTGGCGGGAGCTCAACGTGAGCTCGCCCTACACCTTGGGCGCCTCGTGCGGGACGAACGAGAGCTATATCAACGCGGGAGAAGAGGCCGCCTACTTTGTCGAGGTGAGGAACCTGGGATCGGTCGCGCAGAGCGTGTCCGTCAACGTCACACGCGCACCTGCGCACTGGACGGCCGCGCTCAACCCACAGCGCCTCGAGCTCGACCCGAGCGAGAGCGCCAGCGTCCTAGTGACCGTCAGGTCCCCATCGAACGCCTCCGCTGGAGGGTACGTCGTGAACGTGACCGCGTGGTCCGGGGAGTCGCCCGTGAACAGGGCGACAGTCACCCTCACGACCTTTATCAGGGGCCGCTACGGCGTCAGAATCTCGCCGGCCCACTGCTCCACCGCCGTCATGCCGGACGACTGGGCGCTCATCAGGTTGACCGTGACCAACGTGGGGAATGCCGCCGACACAATAACGCTCGACAACACCACCCCGCCCCCGGACTGGCGGGTCTTCCTCAGCCACTACTCGGTCGGGCTCGAGGGGGGCGCGAGCATGATTCTCAGCGCGAGCGTCAAGCCCCCTCCCTATGCTACCGAGGGGGACGCCGCCACAATTCAGCTCATCGCAAGGTCCGCGGGCGACCCCTCCCAGACGGACACAGCCACGCTGCAGGTCGTCGTGGCGATTCCGGACCTGGCGGTCGTGGACATGAGGTTCCTGAGGGCCGACGGAGTGGAGGCCGACGGCTCGAGAGTTCACCTTGTTGAAAACGGGAGCGCCACGGTGGTCCTGAGCGTGATGAACCTCAGGGAGAACGTGGACGTGGGCGGGGTGAGGGTGGTTCTCGAGGAGGGGGAGATCAGCATCGGACAGGAGTCACTGGGACTTCTAGAGAAGAGCGCCGGTTGCAGCGTCAGAATTCCCTGGACCCCCGGGGAAGGCCGGCACTATCTCTCCGCATCCGTGGACCCAGAGAACATGATCAAAGAGACTGACGAGACCAACAACATACTCTCAGCCGTCGTTGATGTGAAATCCCGATACCCCTCAGGGCCCTACGTTCTCAGCGGGACGGTCTACAAGCGCGGGGGCGTGCCGGTTTCAGGCGCGTCTGTGGTGGTAAGCAACCTCCGCACGATGGAGAACGTTTCCCTGACCACCAATGGCCTAGGGAAATATTCCACAGAGCTGTCCGCCATGCCCGGGGGCTACCAGGAGGAGGACAGGGTGATGCTGACCGCCACGGACGGCCTCACAACCTGCTCGACAACGCTCCTCGTCTACTCCGAGGATGGGGGAAAGACGGTGGACCTCTTCCTCATCCCCGGACCCTACGACTTTTTCATGGCCGCCGAGAGGACTCAGCTCAACACCGACCCCCAGATTCCGGCGCTATACAAGATATGGTTGACCAACGTGGGTTCCAAACCCAACACGCTCCTCGTCAACTACTCCACCCTCCCCCAGGGCTGGACCGCGGCGCTGCTCGACTCCTCCGGAAAACAGGCCTCGCTGCTCACCCTTGCGCCCAACCAGACGGACTATGTCCAGCTCGGCCTCACCCCGCCCGCAACTGCCAGGGCCGGGAGCAGGGCCGGCGTGAGGGTGACGGCGACCTCCCTGAACGAGAGCTCCGTCTCCAGATACATCGACACCGTCACGACCGTTAATCAGGTGTTCGGCGTGGCGCTGGAGGCCTCTCAACCCCCGCGCCTGAGCCCCGGCGCTAGCGGCTCCGCTTCGCTCACCATCAGGAATGCCGGCAACGGCAATGACACCTTCGACCTGAGCGTGAGCGCACCCGCGGGCATCGCTACGGAGCTCGATTCCCCGAGCGCCCAGCTGGGGCCCTTTGAGGAGACTGTGGTCCGGCTGAACCTGACGCTCTCGCTCTCGCTACAACCCGGCACCTACAACCTCAGCGCGACGGCCCGCTCCCGCTACTCGCCGGCGGTGCTCGAGTCGAGGGCGGACATCAGGGTCGTCGTGGAGCCCTTCACATACCGCGTCGTGGTCACGGGCGGCGTGGGGTCTCTCCAGCAGGAGGAGTACGGGAGCGTGAACTTCACGGCCAGAAACACGGGCAACATCAGGGAGACGTTCCTGCTGAG
The genomic region above belongs to Thermoplasmata archaeon and contains:
- a CDS encoding CARDB domain-containing protein, which gives rise to MTSPRPERSTVPGQRPERAFQKRRRHRLSGWLPAVLIAILLLPSLQTIPAGSPSSSDRAVGDSQDTEPTCRAIRNNPWPMFMRDPSHTSNAGSFARKLTDPLLLWSTDTSVESHTMTIGNFTANIMLNATPDYGRRTLHIAFIDGGQAVVAEAATGVFMWQAPLTGTLLAAPTLTDFNDNGRQELVVVSAQGTVTCYEPILEWNGSAYQWNNTNLTSQRLWERSLGAEVIYSSPAVGDISGDGTPDLAVCAGATLYVLNGANGSVLWSAGLPGNLASSPVLLDYGGGGLWVAAQSFNGTITPFFLDKTYLTLFSNRGLESWNRSISLSTTFTTFTSLPSPVAADLTGDGFPELLILSPFESGSGRLHAFKQDGSPVWSPIQMAGQCEAPPAVGDLNNDSTPDIIVASWNFTLMTGNARVSVAAVDGRNGTELWTRTIDRTSDILMTERVVSAPALADLNRDGRSDIVLSLWNGRVEALDGKDGRDLWSYTSSARASVLSSPSIADAELDGFPEVFADGLALTERIGDLVLSPEDLVLSDDAPDEGDRVQVTAFVRNTGTKDLNNVSVLFTDVYDGTEVWSARAVVNVSARGSAGATVTWPTAGGGRHRIVALADPSNELEEVSEGNNGAWRELNVSSPYTLGASCGTNESYINAGEEAAYFVEVRNLGSVAQSVSVNVTRAPAHWTAALNPQRLELDPSESASVLVTVRSPSNASAGGYVVNVTAWSGESPVNRATVTLTTFIRGRYGVRISPAHCSTAVMPDDWALIRLTVTNVGNAADTITLDNTTPPPDWRVFLSHYSVGLEGGASMILSASVKPPPYATEGDAATIQLIARSAGDPSQTDTATLQVVVAIPDLAVVDMRFLRADGVEADGSRVHLVENGSATVVLSVMNLRENVDVGGVRVVLEEGEISIGQESLGLLEKSAGCSVRIPWTPGEGRHYLSASVDPENMIKETDETNNILSAVVDVKSRYPSGPYVLSGTVYKRGGVPVSGASVVVSNLRTMENVSLTTNGLGKYSTELSAMPGGYQEEDRVMLTATDGLTTCSTTLLVYSEDGGKTVDLFLIPGPYDFFMAAERTQLNTDPQIPALYKIWLTNVGSKPNTLLVNYSTLPQGWTAALLDSSGKQASLLTLAPNQTDYVQLGLTPPATARAGSRAGVRVTATSLNESSVSRYIDTVTTVNQVFGVALEASQPPRLSPGASGSASLTIRNAGNGNDTFDLSVSAPAGIATELDSPSAQLGPFEETVVRLNLTLSLSLQPGTYNLSATARSRYSPAVLESRADIRVVVEPFTYRVVVTGGVGSLQQEEYGSVNFTARNTGNIRETFLLSVRPDSPSSLPGDWSYSIRRDGAQVSSVTLDPDESLRLELRVEPPAETPGISRVNFNLTASSTTDPSSSHSSILSLAIERPDLYIERTIQLSPTSPRAGERARLSVSIRNQGFWDSPPVLVRFYDGERILAEVISQPVPFGSAVEVQTEWKAVAGGHTIKAVVNPEHPSHTRVKELSYINNDVSRYVQVGEGEAEVPWGALAALAVVLAAASAGYILYSRRGGTRPGRLRRRCGEPGEEGYEEEEGEGGDYGGGEAEGEDYEEGGEEGGHHEEGGEEGSEGDEGAEGRGAEEEVGAAGDEADESYGRGGRAGEEGVVVGELVEEEGGVGPAAVGEGRGRREREGSEFRKEGAVARKRKRPPPEARSFEMPSVIRIG